Proteins found in one Hyphomicrobiales bacterium genomic segment:
- a CDS encoding GTP-binding protein has product MAKEKFARTKPHCNIGTIGHVDHGKTTLTAAITKVLAEAGGATFTPFDQIDKAPEEKARGITISTAHV; this is encoded by the coding sequence ATGGCGAAAGAGAAGTTTGCGCGGACCAAGCCGCATTGCAACATCGGCACGATTGGCCATGTCGACCATGGCAAGACGACGCTGACGGCGGCGATCACCAAGGTTTTGGCGGAGGCCGGCGGAGCGACCTTCACCCCGTTCGACCAGATCGACAAGGCGCCGGAGGAGAAGGCGCGCGGGATTACCATTTCCACCGCGCATGTG